AAACACGAATGAGCCGAACCTTAAGATCGGATTTCAAATAGTACTGCGGGTGAGCCGAACATAACCCAAAACCTGTGTGATATTGTTGTAGATTGTTCCTGAAATGGAAATTATGGAGGATCAACCAACGCCTGTTGATTTCATTCATGAAGATACTAAAGATCACTTCCAAACTGACTTGGTAGGTAACgtaatttatgtttttattaattttcaagtatgttgtattcaaaatcataaaaaaactTAAATTTTGTACTTGTGGATATGTAGACGTGGAAAATCAATTGCGTCCTAGTTAAAGGTAGACAAAGCAGAACGGAGCGGTTtgagatggtttgtgagagaGGCGTGAAGAAAGTaagcaagaagaaaaaaaggtaGACAAAGCAGAAAGGAGCGCTTtgagatggtttgtgagagaGGCGGGAAGAAagtaagaaagaagaaaaaaggtgAGGTGCACATTGGGAAAACCAGGAAAAAATATAAGACTAAAACAAGGAAGATGAATTTTCCCTTCAAGATCGTCTTCAATTGgaacataaatgaaagagttttcacattgaataaagatatggattgccgtcataaccacccacgtccaaaGGATCTTCATGGACATTATAGATCCGAAAGACTCAAAGTTAATGAATATGCGGAGgtagataaaatgacacgagcacgtatgCCACCAAGAAAAATTCTTAGCAAGTTGAAGGCAGATGATAAGAACAACAAGACTACGTTGCAACAAATCTATAACGCGAGAAGTACTTTGAGAAGAAAGGATTTGCAAGGTAGGTTGGTGATGCAACAATTATTGTGGTTGGCGCAAAAGAAGAACTATGCTTTCCAAGAGAAATTGGATGAATTCGGGCATGTGATGCACCTTTTTATTGCCCATCCGGAATGCGTAAAGTTGGcgttatgcttcccacaagttctcatattggattgcacttacaagaccaATAAGTATGAGATGATCTTGATGAATGTGGTTGGTCATACGTCAACCAAGTCACCTTTcaccgttgctttttgttttttgCATGATGAGTTGAAAGAAAGCTATGTTTGGGCATTGCAACAAGTGAAGTTAATCTTCCAGGAGGATGCTCTTCCAAAGGTCATGGTAACCGACCAAGATGCGGCATTGATGTTTGCTATAAGGAAGGTATTCCCGAATGCGCAAAACTTTCTTTGTACCTTTCATGTATGGAATGATGTTAGGAAAAAATGCCAACGAATAATTCAACCACTCAAGTTGAAAGAGCTAGAGGTGATTGCTAAATTACCGGATGGAGAacgagaagtgaagaagaaaaaattcaagAAAGCATATGAGGATAATGAAAGGATGTGGTCATGTTTCTCCAACGATTGGGATGCTTTGCAATGGTCAATCACCGAAGAAGTGTACGAAGAAAATGCTGCAAAACTCATTGCGAATTGGGGCATGAAATACCCGGAAATCATTATATATTTACGCAAGCAATTCTTGGATACCAACAAACATAGATTTGTTAGTGCATTTAAAAACCACCACAagcacttcgacaaccaagctacaagtatggtagagtcggctcactATCTTTTGAAGAGGAATCTATTTGGGTGCGTGGACACGTTCGTCATGGTGTTTGACGCAATGGAAGACTATTTCATGAGTGATGTTATAAGAACTAAAACGTTATTCAAAAAAAGTCTAATGATGAAGCATGATGATTACCCGGATGATAAGTGGCTCCGGGGACTAACCCATACGGTCTCTCATTTGTGCCTTGAACTTATAATGAAGGAAGTTGATTTGATGGACAAAATGGATGCTAACTCccaagaagagtgtgtttgtaaaatgagGGAAAGCATGGGACTTCCGTGTCGGCATGAtctacttcggtacaaggattGTATGGTATCttttgaggatattgatcctCATTGGAAACAATTGAGTTGTGATTTCATGCCTGACGAGGACGATGTAGAGATTTGGGACACACCTTATGGGAAAAGGTTGGACGAAATGTATCGTGGTATGTTCCGAGCTCAGAAACAAATCTTATGGCACAACATGATGCCAATCCTCTATCCTCACACCCAACAAGGTATAAAAGAACCGGAAAATGGGCCGCAAAAAGGTAGGCCACCCTCGAAAGAAACCCGAAAAGAGCAAAAGTGTGTGCTCTTTCCAAAAAAGGGGTCATACCACAAGGTATCCATCCGGGGTCAAGTACCATGATGCTGAgtacgaagaagagaagaaggcaATAGAGAAGTTGGACAAGATAGATGAAGTGAAACTATCAAATAAGTGTGGTCGACCAAGCAAGGATAAAGgtgaaacaagtaacaaagaagTTAAGAATAGTGGTCCTCTATGTCCTCCCCCATTGCAAGGAGACGTCAAGCTTAAGGGTAAGATGTTTCCATCTCAACAAATGGAAACAACAAAGAGTACTCCGGTGCCGGAGCAAAAGGAGAAGAAAACCATATATGCGGATGGTAAAATGAAAGGTCCTAAAAGAGATAGTTTGGGAAAGTATTTGCGACCTACTAATATGATTTACAAAAACTACTTGCTCAACCTACCCGAAGCCATTCACGAGTATATCATATCTATGGAAGATGTCGAAGGGGATGGCAATTATGGTTTCCATGTCATCGCGGAACAACTAAGACCTTTTAAAGATGGAAACCATCCGGTTAAGCAAGGGGACGAAGTAAATTATATAAGGCAAAGATTGTTACAAACACTACGCCGAAACAAGGACTTCTACAAGTCAATGATGAGAGGTGGCGGAGACCATAGGGTCGCACAAGAGTTCATTAGTTTTGAACGGCGTTTACATGGGGATATCGTCATCACAAGTGACAATTGGATGCAAATGCCGATATGTGGGGTTTTAATTGCGGAGACCTTCAATTGCGTTGTTCATTCTTTTGCGAGGTCTGGAAGTTGTTTCACCTACGCGCCGCCAACAAAACCTGGCATGAGGATTTTAAAGATAGAAGACTTGTTATTGCATTTGTTCAAGGCTGCCATTATATCGGTCTCAAGCTTAGACCCGGTTGCCCAATACCTCCATTGTTTCTTTTATCCTTTTGGCCTCTTCTTCAAGAAAATTACTCGAAGGATTGGTATGCAAATTACGCTACAGAGATGAAGCTTTGGAGAAGTTTGCATCCACCGCTTCAATGCGGACTAATGAGTCTAACggatgatgaggatgaagatgatgaagaatatgtttttgaagatgatgaagaagatgttgtAAGGTTAGGATCATCCTAATACTTAATCTAATACATTgggtggatatatatatatattctttttttgcATTTTGTTTTCATTGGATGACTAGGATGATATGAGATTATGAATGCTATATAATGTATCCTAACGCGCATCTTATGAATTAAAtatattttgtggttttttaaatagtttatTGGTGCAAAGATTTAAAGAAAGTGAACTACGAGTGTATGGATCGGCTGAGCCTTGAAAATATATTTCAGCCGATCCTGCCAAGTATCTTGGTTCGGCTTAAAGATGGTGATAGTTTTGCGCCGAACTAGCATGATATATAATTTTCGAAacatacagagtaatgttcggctTATTAGAGAATATACTAATAAGTCGATCCTGGATTGGTTTCCCAAGTGTTTTGGTTCGGCTTAAAGATGATGATCGTTGTGCGCCGAACTATTATGATCCATATTTTTGCAACATACAGAGTAATGCTCGGCTGATTTTTAATATTCTCTAATAAGCCGATCCTGAGTAGATTTCAGAATTATGCGGGCTCGGCTTATTAGATGTATGTATTTATGCTACTAGCCGAACCTTAAACTGAGATTAAATTACCTAATTCGTTTGAAATCATAAAACCATCATTACAAATTAACCATTATAAAATCACCAACCATTACAAAATCACTAACCATTACAAAGTAACCATTACAAGATTCTAATAACCAAAACGAGTTATGATAAACTCCCTAAGGATTTTGTAGTGAGATTGGTATTTTAAATTTTTtcctttccattttctccattccttTTAGAGATCGAACAACAATCTCATCATTTGTTTCACCTTTAAGCCGATATCGATTGACAATTCGAACCATAGCTATGAAGTCCCCAACTTTCTTTTTAATTGTTTcgattcgacaaaacaatgatATCCTATCCCGGTTGTTAGAATTACCTATTTCGTTGGTGAAGGCTTCATGAATTAtgaccaagtagtacatactcgtTAGACCCTTTACCCGTCGCTCGGCAGCCTTCTCCAGATAGTACATTACGTAATGTTtgcaaagagacaaatcttcttctagagtatACTTAGGACTAGAGGTTTCCATTTTGTGCTTTGTTAATGAGATACCATATGTGGGTATATACATGTTTGATGGATTGTACTATTTGTAACGgatattttttcaaatattgtttaaaTCTATAAGGTTCGACTTATATGGCATTCAAATTAGAAGCCGAACCTGACTTAGCGTACCAAccccaacgactagtttttttgattttgaaaaacatTACAAGGTTCGGCAGACGTACATTTTCGTTTCAAAGACGAACCTGTAAATATTTTGACCATCTAGTGTATCTCGGTGCAAAGGTCTCTTATAAATCTCGGAATTATTCTTTTCAGCCATCTGTAATATATTCCGAGATCGTATCTTCTTCCTCCATGGCATATAGCCCAAAGGCTTTGAATTCTACCTTCCTAAATAAAAAGGAATGCGAAGTTagttttacaaaaagaaaactaaacaactctaTAATGCAACCGTAAGCTTTTGGATTACTCACTTTTTTTCATTAGTTTCACTGGGATGATATTGATTAACCCATCCTAATACTCTGATGTAATCTTTCATCGTATAACATATTTGTTGGAATCTTTCACCTAATTCCGAACGCGTACGATGTTTAGGATTTCCATCTAACCGAAAATGGAATTCTTTTACTTTTGTCCAAAACATCGAATAATGCACATGAGGATGATCACCAAAAATACGAGAAGTCCGAATGAAAGATCTAATAAGCAACTTATCATCTTTTACGGTGAATGGTTCGATGAATTAGTATAGAAGGAAACAATGAGTTAAGCAGACCCAATTCTATTAATAGAATACTATATATAGAAGAAGCCACAACATATCTATTTTTTGGGAAAAATAAGAAAGAGCCGTTGTATTTTACAGAAATTAGTGTAATGTTCGGCTCATGTTAATGATTTATTTATCAGCCGAACATGATGAATTAAgggttcggctgattcgagtGTAGCCTAATGAGCCGAACAACATGCGCTTTAACTTAAAATTTGTTAAAGGCAACAGGTTCGGCAAATacgaaataataatatgagccgAACCAAGTTCCTTTATGTTGTTTCAAAGACCAACAAACATTCGAACCAaacatataaaaccattcaaaaaTACATTAAAACATACGATTCAAGGTACTTAACCAAACAAGTGTATTTAACAAAACATAAAAAACTAAGTGTACGTCACGACTCATAACAAAGAAAGTGTACTTAACAAAGAAATCCAGACATTCAAGGCAGTTTACACatctaaacttatagttcactgaCCACGACCTCTTTTCCCTTTAGAACGTACATTTTCTCGAATTGAGCCTTCACCTTCTTGTCGTTGCCTCTTTTTCGTCGGCCTTTTTTCTGGTCTATTCGGTCATTTTCCTTTGTTTATGACTGCATCCCATTGGTTGTACCAATCCTCTTGCTCCTCTACCGTCATCTTAGTTTTGCAAGAAAGTCTTTTCTTCAAATTTCTCAACAACTCCTGACCCGCCGCAACCTGACTCCATTTAATATTTAAGAACATGAATATTTAAGAATTAATAATTAAAAAAGTAAAAATTGAAGACATCGCTTACCATTGTTTTATACGCCTTTTGAATGTCAACGGCCTTGGACTTCTTTTTGGCAACCTTTGCCTTCTCCCTGTCAGCTACAACTTGGCTTTCTCTATTAATAATAAGGGATGTGAAATTTCATTATACCAATCCTTGTAGTCCGGCTCAACTTGAGGAGGACCGTCACCCAAAATTTGTAAGTGATTCATATTTAACTTGTTGGCTTCCAACCTTCTCCAGTAATCTAAGGTTGGTTATGGATCATATTTGGGACACCACGAAGAGGTGGTGCTTTTGGTTCCATTGGAAACCAATGCCAACAACTTGAACTTATCGTTAACCACTGGGAGCGTTTGGATAGATCCTAATTGACGTAGTACTAGACGAGGATCATATATTACAAAACCACCAGGATAAAATAAAGGTCCGTAGTACATACCTATCGGCATATGATTATCTTGAACAATATAATCTTCTTGAACATCTCTCAGATATGGGTCAAATACGACGTCACTCCCATCCAAAGAGTCTAACTTCTCTCTCAAGTTAATGAACACTtgtttcttatttattttcttggtttcctcaaattcatatCGATCAGCTGTTGGCGTTGTATTAACCCAACTTTCATTTACTTTGGCTAATTTCAATTTGGGGAAATGGTCATACCCACACCTACATACATAATGCAAGAATGCTCAAAATATCCTCCAAAAAAGAAATTGAATTCCTATTGTTAATCAAGAATTATGGGAATATtcacaaaaaaaatattcttggTTTTCCTCTAAACTATAAGGGTTCGGCGCAAAAGTAAAATTTACGTATCCTTCGAACCTTCACAGTACAAGGATCGGCTTGTATTATAGGTTTACTTTTGAGCCGAATTTTACACTGAACTACCaatattttgttttaaaaaaaaaaatttcgaaCAACAAAGTCAAATTTAATGAAGATAATTACCTGAAGCATAGTGAAATTTCCTCCAATGTTTGTACTTGCCAACCTAGATGCTTGTGCGAGTTGATTGATTTGGTAGGCAAGTGACGCTGTCCCCCAAGCATAACTATTAACGGAGTGAACATCCTTGAAAAATTGGAGATATTGAGCACTCACCTTGTTCCCAGAAAGGTCTGGAAAGATATATCTTCCAAGAGTGTACAACATATATGCTGTTGCAATTTGCTTCACTAACTCCTCAGTCATCACCAACTTTCATCTTTAACCCTCTCCGCTGTATCTGAAAAATagtttttcaacctcaacaacttgaacttattttttttcttgttggatGCACCTTTATCATCATGGGTATAAGTGACATCTCTCACAGACCAACAAAACTCTAGTTCGGTTATTGATCTTGGCCAACCTAGAGTTTCCTCCGCCAACTTATACAACTCATACCAACTCATATTATAAAATGCTGCATCCACGCTTTCGCCGGTGACACCAAGGCCCGTAATCTTATTCGTGTCGTCAGGAGTGATTGTCATCTCGCCAAAGAGGAGATGAAATGTGTAAGTATCAGGAGCAAATCTCTTGGCCAAAGGCGGAGGACGTCACTCTATCACATTCCTGATGACCCTATCTAACGGCAGGCCATAAACCAGAGGATTTCACTatagcaatcacctcaggaacctatTTAAACAAATCCCAATGTGCAGCCCTTTGATGTCTCAAAACTCGGTCCGCACGACAATGGTCAGGAGTCTCATATATCCTCTTAGCCCAAGACTCTCTGTAACCAATCAACACTTTGCCTCTGTCGGCTGGAAGACCGTGTGGTAAACTATCCTCTCGTGCATAtattacatcatcatcatcaggaaTGTGAAACCCAACAACACGAGGTGTAGCATCTTTCTTCTCTGGCTGTTGTTGTTCTTCCACTTCAGGTTGATCTTCCACATCTGGTTGATCTTCCAAGTTTTTCCTTTTACCATTTTGGTTCCTGTACATAGTACAAAAACATAAATAAGTATAATCCTACAGAATACACATCATGTCATAAACAATGAAAGTTACAGAAGGAAGTTCGGCTTAAAATTATTACAGACGAAACAGCCGAACCTAACAAACTCAAAGATCGACGATGACCAAATtacgccgaactgttcttcaataAAAGTTCGGCTCCTACTATATAACACAATATGAGCCCAACTGTTCTATGTGTTACgaaaaaaacctaggtttttctaattaAACCTAATCTAACAATACGAGAAAATGCATTTATCAACAAATTAAATGGTTGGGTTTGTAGAATATACCTTCTAATCCTCATTTCCGGGGTTTCTTCTTCACTTGATTGAACTTCTTTGTCAATTTCATTTTGAACTCCTTCTAACGGTTGTTGGTCTTCAATTGACGGATTAGAAGAAGATTTTGACCGCCTACCAATTGCTTTTTGTTTTCCACGAGCCATTATATAGTtgtgtttaatcgacgatcaaattattatgaatcgacgattaattttGGCGATGAAATATGATTTTAACCGTTTTCCCCTACTTGCTTCGGCTGGAGAAGAGGAGAGGAATCGAAGAggtcttttggtatttcttatgcTTTGGCCCGAAAGAGAATATTTTGCTTTTATATCACCTTAAGGGCAGTTTAATAATTTGCACGTTTCTAGAATATTCTAATACTTTCCAAATAGTTCGGCActaaaaatttgaaatttaagCCGAACATGTTTCCTTGAGAATAATCGAGTGCCAGGAGTTTGGTTCGGCTGTATACTAAATTGGCAATTTATGTCGAACTTATTACTAAGAGAACTATTGAATTTCACCAAATTAGTTCGGCTGATACGCATTTAACACTAATAAGACGATCTTTTTACTGGGACTATTAAGGTATGTCCGCAATAAGTTCGGCTCATACGTATTACATATTCATAAGCCGAACCTCTTACTGTAACTTAGATATCACATTGTACTCAAAGCATAACGTTtcacaaaaacataaaaacataacATTGTACTTAAACATCGTAACATTGTACcgaaaaccaaacaaataacaTTGTTTTCTTCAAGTAAATAACATTGTGCTAAATTCAAACATTACTTAAAAACCAAACAATAAAAACCTAGTGTACTTCTATTTTAACATATTTATTCATTGAGCACGACCGCGTTTTCCACCACCACGACCTTTTTTACCTCCACTTCCACTCGCACCTTCACCTTTGTTGATTACTCCATCCCAACGGTTGTAAAGATATTCTTGCTCTTCCACCACCATATCTACTTTGcaatcaatttttttcttcatggTCTTCAACACGTCTTTACCCCCGGCCACCTAATAAAATTTAGTTACAACAAATAAGCaacaatatacaaaaatattgaaaataaCTTTAAATGTATGCACTCAATATACCATAGTTCGGTAAGCCTTTGCAACATCTTCTACAATGCCCTTTGAGTTCTTCCTCGTCTTCGGCTCCACTTCCTTTTGTTTTTGCTCTCCACTATTAGCATCTACCAAatcttgactttcccaattaatgATTAAGGGATGTGAAATTTAGTTATACCAATCAAAATAAGCCGGGTCAACTTCACAAGGATCGTCACGCAACTCTTCTAAGTTAACCCAACTTAATTTGTTATCTTCCAATTTATCCCAACAATCAGTGGTAGGATCAGGATAATATTCGGCATTCCATGAACTTTCCGTACTCTTAGTTCCCTTAGAACCCTTGGGCAACAACTTGAACTTTGATTCCTCTAGCACCGGAATCGTTTGGATAAATCCATATTGACGGAGTACTCGACAAGGATCAAACACTGTAAAGCCTTCGGGATAAAACAACAGCCCGTAGTACATCCCCAATGGCATATCTTCATCCTCaacaacttcatcatcttcttcatcctttTTGTATTGTTGAAATACAACTTGTTCAACAGTCAAAGAGTCTAACTTTTCTCTCAATTCTATCAAGATTTCCTTTTTATtcctcttcttattttccttGAAAATCCATTTGCCCGAGGTAGGGAATGTATCTACCCACTTGTCATCTTCCTTGGCAAATTTTAATtccgggaaatggtcatatatccataccTACATCAACAATACGTAGGAAAAAAACCAAAACTCTTTTATTAAAATCAGTAGAAATGGATCATTGAGGATGCCAACTTTGGGAAACAGAAGCAAGTTCGGCTTATAAGGATAAAACAATAACAAGCCAAGCCTGGCAAGTTCGGCTCAAACAATTAAATTCGTAACAGCTGAACCATACTAAAACGAAGTTCGACGTAAAAATAAAAGCTAATTTTGAGTCGAGCTTAGTCATGAAAATAGAACTGAAGTGTGTAAACTTACCTGAAGCATGGTGAAATAACCTCCAATATTTGTACTTGTTAACCTAGAGGCAGTTCCAAGTTGCTCGAATAGGAAAGAAAGGGCCGTGGTTCCCCAAGagtacttgtggcaacttttcaAATCCCTTAACAATTGAAGGTATTGAGCATTAACCTTGTTCCCACTGTTATCGGGAAATATAACACTTCCTAAAGTATACAACAAATACGCGGTAGCAGTGCACCTAGCTGTGACCTGGTCCATAACATCTCTCCCTTTGAAATTTTCTCTTTAGTGTCTCCAAAATACTTTTTCAAAGCGGTGAACTtgattttcttcaacttctttgtGCTAGAATCCACAAACTTCACCTCTTTAGCAGCGCATGCAAACTCCAATTTTGTCTTGTCTTTTGGACAACCTAGAGTTTCCTCAACAAGTAAATACAACTCATCCCAAGTCATTTCATAAACCGCTGAGTTCACATTTTTCCCCTTCATTCTAAGACCACTAATCTTCTGTGCATCATCGGGAGTAATTGACATCTCGCCAAAGGGGAGATGAAATGTGTAAGTCTCCGGACAAAATCTCTCACAAAATGCTGAGTTTGTAACTGCATCAAATTCTTCTTGTGCATAGAAACTAGCAGGCCATAAACCAGAAACCTGCACTAAAGACACCACCTCAGGAGCCTCTTTCAAAATATCCCAATATGCGACACTCTGGTGTCTAAGTACGCGTACTGCACCTCTGTGATCCGGAGTCTCATAGATTCTCTTCGCCCATGACTCCTTGTAGCCAATCAACACTCTTCCACCATCTTCTGGAAGACCATGGGGAAAACCATCCTCGCGTTCGGgtataacataatcatcactagGAATGTGCTTACCTGTCTGCCTTGATGTATCAgctttcttcttccccttctcttgTTTTGTTGGGTTTCTTtttgtagttcttcttgtggttcttccccttcatcaccatcatcctTATCTTCATCACTGTCACCCTCTTGTTGTACATGCAAAGAGCAAGTCGTGTTAGTTCTCCTTTTCCCTGCATGCAAGTTCTTAGTGCCACCACCTCGAGGTTTGGGAGTTTTTGAATTAGAAGGAGTCACTTCCATTGTTCTCCTTTTAAGCTTGTCTTTGAATTTTCCCGGATGGGTGCTAAAACAAATGATAAACCTTGATAAATTTTCCAAAATAAACAATTATGATTCTACTAAACAATGTGATATGTCACCTATAAATGGACAATTTTATAGGAAGCTATTAGCCATACACAAAGTCAAGTTCGGCACCTTCGATATTTATCAAAATGAGCCGAATAATGTGCCGAACAGTGTAAGATAGATTATTCAAGTTCGGTACATTGTTCGACACATTGTTACgtacggtttgtaattgcatcactgttaccaaccgtatttgagttacgacttgtaactcaaataaccttaccaaccgtaGGTTAATTACAGTTGATCTCGATTcattaattaccaaccgtaatttgttatggttgctatatgttgtcattctaccaaccgtaactggtattacgattgggttttccccaaattgaaccagttacggttggtattcgatacttttggaaccgtaactgagagttacggttggtaacgagctaaattccaactgtaagttcttctgaaatttcaaaagtttcgatttttttacgtactttggataattttgagcgacaaaaagctaatgggaactaatttagagattcacccatctcaaatttgtcactggaatcactcattttggttgagtgaatcaaaatctaggtttcacaaaaatgtcttttttcttctcctcacaactttttttttcaactctaaaaatctgattttagagttattataagtgaaaattaattatcaacactaatcttgattatcattactaatcttgattattaataataaggattaattggtcatttccatattcttttgataaggggtggcatgaattaccatgtaatgatcctttttgtcttattaggttgcCCCCTCTAATGGATCATGCCACCCCTTTAACAGGATTGCTTTTTGatcagccaaaaaaaaaaaaaaaaaaaaaaaaaaaagttcaaaattCAAATGTTGTAATGGGTTCCACGCTGAAAGTAGGTTTTCAAATCACAATTTTTCTCATTCACTCTTCTTTTagcaaaattaggttttcaaaccCTATAATTTCAATGAGCATTTAATCTCATCATCTTCCTCCACccaa
This is a stretch of genomic DNA from Papaver somniferum cultivar HN1 chromosome 1, ASM357369v1, whole genome shotgun sequence. It encodes these proteins:
- the LOC113301753 gene encoding PKS-NRPS hybrid synthetase CHGG_01239-like — translated: MTRARMPPRKILSKLKADDKNNKTTLQQIYNARSTLRRKDLQGRLVMQQLLWLAQKKNYAFQEKLDEFGHVMHLFIAHPECVKLALCFPQVLILDCTYKTNKYEMILMNVVGHTSTKSPFTVAFCFLHDELKESYVWALQQVKLIFQEDALPKVMVTDQDAALMFAIRKVFPNAQNFLCTFHVWNDVRKKCQRIIQPLKLKELEVIAKLPDGEREVKKKKFKKAYEDNERMWSCFSNDWDALQWSITEEVYEENAAKLIANWGMKYPEIIIYLRKQFLDTNKHRFVSAFKNHHKHFDNQATSMVESAHYLLKRNLFGCVDTFVMVFDAMEDYFMSDVIRTKTLFKKSLMMKHDDYPDDKWLRGLTHTVSHLCLELIMKEVDLMDKMDANSQEECVCKMRESMGLPCRHDLLRYKDCMVSFEDIDPHWKQLSCDFMPDEDDVEIWDTPYGKRYPSGVKYHDAEYEEEKKAIEKLDKIDEVKLSNKCGRPSKDKGETSNKEVKNSGPLCPPPLQGDVKLKGKMFPSQQMETTKSTPVPEQKEKKTIYADGKMKGPKRDSLGKYLRPTNMIYKNYLLNLPEAIHEYIISMEDVEGDGNYGFHVIAEQLRPFKDGNHPVKQGDEVNYIRQRLLQTLRRNKDFYKSMMRGGGDHRVAQEFISFERRLHGDIVITSDNWMQMPICGVLIAETFNCVVHSFARSGSCFTYAPPTKPGMRILKIEDLLLHLFKAAIISVSSLDPVAQYLHCFFYPFGLFFKKITRRIGMQITLQR